The following coding sequences lie in one Equus asinus isolate D_3611 breed Donkey chromosome 1, EquAss-T2T_v2, whole genome shotgun sequence genomic window:
- the CALU gene encoding calumenin isoform X2, whose product MDLRQFLMCLSLCTAFALSKPTEKKDRVHHEPQLSDKVHNDAQSFDYDHDAFLGAEEAKTFDQLTPEESKERLGMIVDKIDADKDGFVTEGELKSWIKHAQKKYTYDNVENQWQEFDMNQDGLISWDEYRNVTYGTYLDDPDPDDGFNYKQMMVRDERRFKMADKDGDLIATKEEFTAFLHPEEYDYMKDIVVQETMEDIDKNADGFIDLEEYIGDMYSHDGNADEPEWVKTEREQFVEFRDKNRDGKMDKEETKDWILPSDYDHAEAEARHLVYESDQNKDGKLTKEEIVDKYDLFVGSQATDFGEALVRHDEF is encoded by the exons ATGGACCTGCGACAGTTTCTTATGTGCCTGTCCCTGTGCACAGCCTTTGCCTTGAGCAAGCCCACAGAAAAGAAGGACCGTGTACACCATGAGCCTCAACTCAGTGACAAGGTTCACAATGATGCTCAGAGTTTTGATTATGACCATGATGCCTTCTTGGGTGCTGAAGAAGCAAAGACTTTTGATCAGCTGACACCAGAAGAGAGCAAGGAAAGACTTGG AATGATTGTAGATAAAATAGACGCGGATAAAGATGGGTTTGTGACCGAGGGGGAGCTGAAATCCTGGATTAAGCACGCCCAGAAGAAATACACATATGACAATGTTGAAAACCAATGGCAGGAGTTTGATATGAATCAAGACGGCTTAATCTCCTGGGATGAGTACAGAAACGTGACTTATGGCACTTACCTGG atgATCCAGACCCTGATGATGGATTTAACTATAAACAGATGATGGTTCGAGATGAGCGGAGGTTTAAAATGGCAGACAAGGATGGAGACCTTATTGCCACAAAGGAGGAATTCACAGCTTTCCTGCACCCTGAGGAGTACGACTACATGAAAGATATAGTAGTACAG GAAACAATGGAGGATATAGATAAGAATGCTGATGGTTTCATTGATCTAGAAGAGTATATTG GTGACATGTACAGCCATGATGGAAATGCCGATGAGCCCGAATGggtaaagacagagagagaacaattTGTTGAGTTTCGAGATAAGAACCGTGATGGAAAGATGGACAAGGAAGAGACCAAAGACTGGATCCTCCCCTCAGACTATGATCATGCAGAGGCAGAAGCCAGGCACCTGGTCTATGAATCAGACCAGAACAAG GATGGCAAGCTTACCAAGGAGGAGATTGTTGACAAGTATGATTTATTTGTGGGCAGCCAGGCCACAGATTTTGGTGAGGCTTTAGTACGACATGATGAATTCTGA
- the CALU gene encoding calumenin isoform X1, whose translation MDLRQFLMCLSLCTAFALSKPTEKKDRVHHEPQLSDKVHNDAQSFDYDHDAFLGAEEAKTFDQLTPEESKERLGKIVSKIDGDKDGFVTVDELKDWIKFAQKRWIYEDVERQWKGHDLNEDGLVSWEEYKNATYGYVLDDPDPDDGFNYKQMMVRDERRFKMADKDGDLIATKEEFTAFLHPEEYDYMKDIVVQETMEDIDKNADGFIDLEEYIGDMYSHDGNADEPEWVKTEREQFVEFRDKNRDGKMDKEETKDWILPSDYDHAEAEARHLVYESDQNKDGKLTKEEIVDKYDLFVGSQATDFGEALVRHDEF comes from the exons ATGGACCTGCGACAGTTTCTTATGTGCCTGTCCCTGTGCACAGCCTTTGCCTTGAGCAAGCCCACAGAAAAGAAGGACCGTGTACACCATGAGCCTCAACTCAGTGACAAGGTTCACAATGATGCTCAGAGTTTTGATTATGACCATGATGCCTTCTTGGGTGCTGAAGAAGCAAAGACTTTTGATCAGCTGACACCAGAAGAGAGCAAGGAAAGACTTGG AAAGATTGTAAGTAAAATAGATGGCGACAAGGACGGGTTTGTCACTGTGGATGAGCTCAAAGACTGGATTAAATTTGCACAAAAGCGCTGGATTTACGAGGATGTAGAGCGACAGTGGAAGGGGCATGACCTCAATGAGGACGGCCTCGTTTCCTGGGAGGAGTATAAAAATGCCACCTACGGCTACGTTTTAG atgATCCAGACCCTGATGATGGATTTAACTATAAACAGATGATGGTTCGAGATGAGCGGAGGTTTAAAATGGCAGACAAGGATGGAGACCTTATTGCCACAAAGGAGGAATTCACAGCTTTCCTGCACCCTGAGGAGTACGACTACATGAAAGATATAGTAGTACAG GAAACAATGGAGGATATAGATAAGAATGCTGATGGTTTCATTGATCTAGAAGAGTATATTG GTGACATGTACAGCCATGATGGAAATGCCGATGAGCCCGAATGggtaaagacagagagagaacaattTGTTGAGTTTCGAGATAAGAACCGTGATGGAAAGATGGACAAGGAAGAGACCAAAGACTGGATCCTCCCCTCAGACTATGATCATGCAGAGGCAGAAGCCAGGCACCTGGTCTATGAATCAGACCAGAACAAG GATGGCAAGCTTACCAAGGAGGAGATTGTTGACAAGTATGATTTATTTGTGGGCAGCCAGGCCACAGATTTTGGTGAGGCTTTAGTACGACATGATGAATTCTGA
- the OPN1SW gene encoding short-wave-sensitive opsin 1 — MSKMSEEEEFFLYKNISSVRPWDGPQYHIAPVWAFRLQAAFLGIVFLVGMPLNSLVLVATLRYKKLRQPLNYILVNVSLGGFLVCIFSVLIVFINSCHGYFVFGPHVCAFESFLGTVAGLVTGWSLAFLAFERYIIICKPFGNFRFSSKHALMVVLATWIIGISVSIPPFFGWSRFIPEGLQCSCGPDWYTVGTKYRSEYYSWFLFIFCFIVPLSLICFSYSQLLGALRAVAAQQQESATTQKAEREVSRMVVVMVGSFCVCYVPYAALAMYMVNNPNHGLDLRFVTIPAFFSKSSCVYNPIIYCFMNKQFRACIMEMVCGKAMTDESDISQKTEVSTVSSSQVGPN, encoded by the exons ATGAGCAAAATGTCAGAGGAGGAGGAATTTTTTCTGTACAAGAACATCTCCTCGGTGAGGCCGTGGGATGGGCCTCAGTACCACATCGCACCTGTCTGGGCCTTCcgcctccaggcagccttccttgGCATTGTCTTCCTTGTAGGGATGCCACTTAACAGCCTGGTGCTGGTGGCGACATTGCGCTACAAAAAGTTGCGGCAGCCCCTCAACTATATTCTGGTCAACGTGTCCCTGGGGGGCTTCCTTGTCTGCATCTTCTCTGTCCTCATCGTCTTCATTAACAGCTGTCATGGATACTTCGTCTTTGGCCCCCATGTTTGTGCTTTTGAGAGCTTCCTGGGCACTGTAGCAG GTCTGGTAACAGGCTGGTCACTGGCCTTCCTGGCCTTTGAACGCTACATTATCATCTGTAAGCCCTTTGGCAACTTCCGCTTCAGCTCCAAGCACGCACTGATGGTGGTCCTGGCTACCTGGATCATTGGTATTAGCGTCTCCATCCCACCCTTCTTTGGCTGGAGCCG GTTCATCCCCGAGGGCCTGCAGTGTTCCTGTGGCCCTGACTGGTACACCGTGGGCACCAAATATCGCAGCGAGTACTATAGCTGGTTCCTCTTCATCTTCTGCTTCATTGTACCTCTCTCCCTCATCTGCTTCTCCTACTCTCAGTTGTTGGGGGCCCTCAGAGCT gTTGCAGCCCAGCAGCAGGAGTCAGCTACGACCCAGAAGGCTGAGCGGGAGGTGAGCCGCatggttgtggtgatggtgggatccttttgtgtctgttacGTGCCCTATGCTGCCCTTGCCATGTACATGGTCAACAACCCTAACCACGGGCTGGACTTACGCTTTGTCACCATTCCTGCCTTCTTCTCCAAGAGTTCTTGTGTCTACAATCCCATCATCTACTGCTTCATGAATAAGCAG TTCCGAGCTTGCATCATGGAGATGGTGTGTGGCAAGGCCATGACAGATGAGTCTGAcatctcccagaaaacagaagttTCTACTGTCTCTTCTAGCCAAGTTGGCCCCAACTAA